In Pantoea cypripedii, the following proteins share a genomic window:
- the ilvE gene encoding branched-chain-amino-acid transaminase, giving the protein MSTKKADFIWFNGEMVKWEDAKVSVMSHALHYGTSVFEGVRCYDSHKGPVVFRHREHMQRLHDSAKIYRFPIKASVDELMEACREVLRVNKLKSAYIRPLAFVGDVGLGVNPPDGYTTDVIIAAFPWGAYLGAEALEQGIDAMVSSWNRVAPNTLPTAAKAGGNYLSSLLVGSEARRHGYQEGIALDTNGYISEGAGENLFEVKDGILFTPPFTSSALPGITRDAIIKLAKDMGIEVREQVLSRESLYLADEVFMSGTAAEITPVRSVDGIQVGAGKCGPVTKRIQQAFFGLFTGETEDKWGWLDPVNA; this is encoded by the coding sequence ATGAGTACGAAGAAAGCAGACTTTATTTGGTTCAATGGGGAGATGGTTAAGTGGGAAGACGCCAAGGTTAGCGTCATGTCTCACGCGTTGCATTACGGTACTTCTGTGTTTGAGGGCGTGCGTTGCTACGACTCTCACAAAGGCCCGGTGGTGTTCCGTCATCGCGAACACATGCAGCGTCTGCACGACTCCGCCAAAATCTACCGCTTCCCGATCAAAGCCAGCGTAGATGAGCTGATGGAAGCCTGCCGCGAAGTGCTGCGCGTCAACAAACTGAAAAGCGCCTACATCCGTCCGCTGGCTTTCGTGGGCGACGTGGGCCTGGGTGTGAACCCGCCAGATGGCTACACCACCGACGTGATCATCGCCGCGTTCCCGTGGGGTGCTTACCTGGGTGCCGAAGCGCTGGAGCAGGGCATCGACGCGATGGTGTCTTCCTGGAACCGCGTGGCACCGAACACCCTGCCGACTGCGGCAAAAGCCGGTGGTAACTACCTGTCTTCTCTGCTGGTAGGTAGCGAAGCGCGCCGCCACGGTTATCAGGAAGGTATCGCTCTCGATACCAACGGCTATATTTCAGAAGGGGCCGGTGAAAACCTGTTCGAAGTGAAAGATGGCATTCTGTTCACGCCGCCGTTCACCTCTTCTGCACTGCCGGGTATCACCCGTGACGCCATCATCAAACTGGCAAAAGACATGGGTATCGAAGTTCGCGAGCAGGTGCTGTCACGCGAATCACTGTACCTGGCTGACGAAGTGTTCATGTCCGGTACTGCAGCGGAAATCACCCCGGTACGCAGCGTAGACGGTATCCAGGTTGGCGCAGGCAAATGTGGCCCGGTGACCAAACGCATTCAGCAGGCGTTTTTTGGCCTGTTCACCGGCGAAACTGAAGACAAATGGGGCTGGCTGGATCCGGTTAACGCATAA
- the ilvM gene encoding acetolactate synthase 2 small subunit, with protein MNQHQLSIEARFRPEILERILRVVRHRGFQVCAMNMASAANAENINIEMTVASQRSVDLLSSQLSKLMDVACVQIQQQTTQQIRA; from the coding sequence ATGAACCAGCATCAATTGTCTATCGAGGCCCGCTTCCGCCCTGAAATATTGGAACGCATTTTGCGCGTCGTGCGCCACCGTGGTTTCCAGGTGTGCGCCATGAACATGGCATCAGCCGCTAATGCAGAAAACATTAATATTGAAATGACCGTTGCCAGCCAGCGCTCAGTCGATTTACTGTCTTCGCAATTAAGTAAACTGATGGATGTCGCTTGCGTCCAAATCCAACAACAGACAACACAACAAATCCGTGCCTAG
- the ilvG gene encoding acetolactate synthase 2 catalytic subunit, translating into MTGAQWVVQTLRAQGVETVFGYPGGAIMPVYDALYDGGVEHLLCRHEQGAVMAAIGYARATGKTGVCIATSGPGATNLITGLADAMMDSIPVVAITGQVASSFIGTDAFQEIDVLGLSLACTKHSFLVESLDDLPSVMAEAFAIAQSGRPGPVLVDIPKDIQVARGEPTPRLLPVEEAPIHSAQQIAEARALMAQAKKPMLYIGGGVGMAHAVPALRAMANETGIPMVATLKGLGSADASSEVYLGMLGMHGTKAANIAVQECDLLIAVGARFDDRVTGKLDTFAPHASVIHLDIDPAELNKLRRAHVSLQGDLNQVLPALSMPLQIDAWRTEVKMLKAEFSWRYDHPGEAIYAPLLLKQLSDRKGASAVVTTDVGQHQMWAAQHMSFSAPENFITSSGLGTMGFGLPAAIGAQVARPDDTVICVSGDGSIMMNIQELGTIKRGKLPVKILLLDNQRLGMVRQWQQLFFGGRYSETILTDNPDFLTLASAFDIPGQRITRKDQVDAALDALLNSEGPYFLHVSIDEHENVWPLVPPGASNANMMEKTA; encoded by the coding sequence ATGACAGGTGCACAGTGGGTAGTTCAGACTTTACGCGCGCAGGGTGTTGAGACCGTGTTTGGATATCCTGGCGGTGCCATCATGCCAGTGTACGATGCGCTCTACGATGGCGGCGTGGAACACCTACTGTGTCGGCATGAGCAAGGTGCGGTGATGGCGGCGATTGGTTATGCGCGCGCCACAGGTAAAACCGGCGTCTGTATCGCCACCTCAGGTCCGGGAGCGACCAATCTGATCACCGGGTTAGCTGACGCGATGATGGATTCCATCCCGGTGGTGGCGATTACCGGGCAGGTAGCGTCCTCTTTTATCGGTACCGATGCGTTCCAGGAAATCGACGTTCTCGGTTTGTCACTGGCCTGCACCAAGCACAGTTTCCTCGTTGAATCCCTTGATGATTTACCTTCAGTGATGGCAGAAGCCTTTGCCATCGCCCAGTCAGGCCGTCCAGGCCCGGTTCTGGTTGATATCCCGAAAGACATTCAGGTTGCCAGAGGTGAACCGACACCGCGTCTGCTGCCAGTCGAAGAAGCGCCGATCCACTCGGCACAGCAAATCGCGGAAGCGCGCGCGCTGATGGCCCAGGCGAAAAAACCCATGCTGTACATCGGTGGCGGCGTAGGCATGGCGCATGCCGTTCCGGCACTGCGTGCCATGGCGAACGAAACCGGTATTCCGATGGTTGCCACCCTGAAAGGTCTGGGCAGTGCTGATGCCAGCAGCGAAGTCTACCTCGGCATGCTGGGCATGCATGGCACCAAGGCGGCCAACATTGCGGTGCAGGAGTGTGATTTACTGATCGCCGTTGGCGCGCGCTTTGACGATCGCGTCACCGGTAAGCTCGATACCTTCGCGCCGCACGCCAGCGTCATCCATCTCGATATTGATCCTGCTGAGCTGAACAAACTGCGCCGTGCCCACGTTTCGTTGCAGGGCGATCTGAATCAGGTGCTGCCAGCACTGAGTATGCCGCTGCAAATTGACGCGTGGCGCACCGAAGTGAAAATGCTGAAGGCTGAATTTAGCTGGCGTTACGATCATCCGGGTGAAGCGATTTACGCGCCACTGCTGCTGAAGCAACTTTCCGATCGCAAAGGGGCTAGCGCCGTGGTTACCACCGACGTGGGGCAGCATCAGATGTGGGCGGCACAGCATATGTCGTTCAGCGCACCGGAAAATTTTATTACTTCCAGCGGTCTCGGCACCATGGGCTTTGGCCTGCCGGCAGCGATAGGCGCTCAGGTCGCCCGCCCAGACGATACGGTGATCTGTGTATCTGGCGACGGCTCCATCATGATGAACATCCAGGAGCTGGGCACCATCAAGCGCGGCAAACTGCCGGTGAAAATCCTGCTGCTGGATAACCAGCGCCTTGGCATGGTGCGCCAGTGGCAGCAGCTGTTCTTTGGTGGTCGTTACAGCGAAACCATCCTGACTGATAACCCCGATTTCCTGACACTGGCCAGCGCGTTTGATATCCCTGGCCAGCGTATTACCCGTAAAGATCAGGTCGACGCCGCCCTTGATGCTCTGCTGAACAGTGAAGGTCCTTACTTCCTGCATGTTTCGATTGATGAGCATGAAAACGTCTGGCCATTGGTGCCACCAGGTGCCAGCAACGCAAACATGATGGAGAAAACCGCATGA
- the ilvL gene encoding ilv operon leader peptide → MKALLQVISLVVISVVVIIIPPCGATLGERKA, encoded by the coding sequence ATGAAAGCCCTTCTACAAGTGATTAGCCTAGTCGTGATTAGCGTGGTGGTGATTATTATCCCACCGTGCGGGGCTACGCTTGGAGAAAGAAAGGCTTAA
- a CDS encoding YifB family Mg chelatase-like AAA ATPase, with protein MSLSRVLTRAALGVQAPLVTVEVHISNGLPALTLVGLPETTVKEARERVRSAIINSGFTFPAKRVTINLAPADLPKEGGRYDLPIAIAILAASEQLPDAKLTQYEFLGELTLNGSLCGVQAAIPAAMAALHAGRQMILSEQNQQDVGLIREGVTLVGKHLLEICAFLHNQTELTVAHYHPEVVDRETQDLSDIIGQEQGRRALEITAAGGHNLLLLGPPGTGKTMLATRLPGIMPPLSDQEALECAAIASLVSSGNIHRQWRKRPFRAPHHSASLYALIGGGSLPRPGEISLAHNGVLFLDELPEFERKVLDSLREPIESGEIAISRTRAKVTYPARFQLIAAMNPSPTGHYQGTHNRCTPQQILRYLSRLSGPFLDRFDLSLEIPLLPNGTLSQKQQRSESSADVLQRVLAARQRQIDRSGKVNAHLSNADIQRWCELPQDDAKWLEEVLNSLGLSVRAWQRILKVARTIADLAGEPQITRLHLQEAVGYRSIDRLMIFLHKSLE; from the coding sequence ATGTCTTTATCCCGGGTTCTAACGCGTGCGGCACTGGGTGTTCAGGCGCCGCTGGTGACAGTGGAAGTACATATCAGCAACGGCCTGCCCGCTTTAACGCTGGTCGGTTTGCCAGAGACAACGGTGAAAGAGGCGCGAGAGCGGGTCCGCAGCGCCATCATCAATAGCGGTTTTACCTTTCCGGCGAAGCGCGTCACGATCAATCTTGCTCCCGCCGACCTCCCCAAAGAGGGTGGCCGCTACGACCTGCCGATCGCCATTGCGATTCTCGCCGCCTCAGAGCAGCTCCCTGACGCTAAACTCACTCAATATGAATTCCTGGGTGAATTAACGCTAAACGGCTCGCTCTGTGGCGTTCAGGCCGCCATTCCCGCAGCGATGGCAGCGCTGCATGCTGGCCGACAAATGATTCTCTCTGAACAAAATCAGCAGGATGTGGGCTTAATCCGCGAAGGCGTAACCCTCGTCGGTAAGCATCTGCTTGAAATCTGCGCATTTCTCCATAACCAGACGGAGTTAACCGTCGCCCATTATCATCCCGAAGTGGTCGACAGAGAAACACAGGACCTGAGCGATATCATTGGTCAGGAACAGGGACGCCGCGCACTGGAGATCACTGCGGCTGGCGGGCACAACCTGCTGCTGCTCGGTCCGCCTGGTACCGGGAAAACCATGCTGGCCACCCGATTACCCGGCATTATGCCGCCACTGAGCGACCAGGAAGCGCTGGAGTGCGCGGCTATTGCCAGTCTTGTCAGTAGCGGCAATATCCATCGTCAGTGGCGTAAGCGCCCGTTTCGCGCCCCACATCATAGCGCCTCACTGTATGCCTTGATCGGTGGCGGCTCTTTGCCGCGTCCGGGAGAAATCTCTCTGGCGCACAATGGCGTACTGTTCCTCGATGAGCTGCCGGAGTTCGAACGCAAAGTTCTGGACTCCCTGCGGGAACCGATTGAGTCCGGAGAGATCGCAATATCCCGCACCCGGGCAAAAGTGACTTACCCTGCCCGCTTTCAATTGATTGCAGCGATGAATCCCAGCCCAACGGGCCATTATCAGGGCACGCATAATCGCTGTACGCCGCAGCAGATATTGCGCTATCTGAGTCGTCTTTCTGGCCCCTTCCTCGACCGTTTCGATCTGTCACTGGAGATCCCGCTCCTGCCCAATGGGACGCTAAGCCAGAAACAACAGCGCAGCGAAAGCAGTGCCGATGTACTGCAACGTGTGCTTGCGGCGCGACAGCGTCAAATCGATCGCAGCGGGAAAGTGAATGCGCATTTATCTAACGCGGATATTCAGCGCTGGTGTGAACTGCCTCAGGATGATGCGAAGTGGCTTGAAGAAGTACTGAATTCACTGGGGTTATCAGTGCGCGCCTGGCAACGTATCCTGAAAGTGGCCAGGACTATCGCGGATCTGGCAGGAGAACCGCAGATTACCCGTCTTCACCTGCAGGAGGCAGTTGGGTATCGCAGTATCGACCGGTTAATGATTTTTCTGCACAAAAGCCTGGAATAA
- a CDS encoding DUF413 domain-containing protein: MADSFATTNRFFDNKHYPRGFSRHGDFTIKEATLLERHGYAFNELDLAKREPVTEEERLFLEVCRGIREPQTEAERVWSKYTARIKRPKRFHTLSGGKPQMDSVEDYSDSED, encoded by the coding sequence ATGGCGGACAGCTTCGCAACAACGAATCGTTTCTTTGATAACAAACATTACCCTCGTGGTTTTTCGCGTCATGGTGATTTCACCATTAAAGAAGCTACGCTTCTTGAGCGCCACGGTTATGCCTTTAATGAACTGGACCTGGCAAAGCGTGAGCCGGTGACAGAAGAAGAGCGCTTATTTCTTGAAGTATGTCGTGGGATTCGTGAGCCGCAAACGGAAGCTGAGCGTGTATGGTCGAAATATACCGCACGAATCAAGCGTCCGAAGCGTTTTCACACGTTGTCCGGTGGTAAGCCGCAGATGGACAGCGTCGAAGACTACAGCGACAGCGAAGACTAA
- the hdfR gene encoding HTH-type transcriptional regulator HdfR produces MDTELLKTFLEVSRTRHFGRAAEALYLTQSAVSFRIRQLENQLGVNLFTRHRNNIRLTSAGERLLPYAESLMSTWLMAKKEVSHTQQHHELSIGASASLWEAYLTPWLQSLYENRESLHLEARIAQRHLLVKQLHERQLDLLITTEAPKMDELTSQQIGHISLALFRARKTEKREKYDYIKLEWGADFHQHETYLSSDDVPVLTTTSAHVTRELLHTTGACAFLPDFWHGTYSDLMVIPDTPVAVRPLYAVWLQNSDQQAHIRQLLKYPVLTH; encoded by the coding sequence GTGGATACGGAATTACTGAAAACTTTCCTCGAAGTGAGCAGAACACGTCATTTCGGGCGCGCTGCTGAAGCGCTTTACCTCACGCAATCTGCCGTTAGTTTCCGCATTCGCCAACTGGAAAATCAGCTGGGCGTTAACCTTTTTACTCGCCATCGTAATAACATCCGGCTGACTTCGGCAGGTGAGCGTTTATTGCCCTACGCTGAAAGCCTGATGAGTACCTGGTTGATGGCTAAGAAGGAAGTTTCGCATACACAGCAACATCATGAGCTTTCTATCGGGGCCAGTGCTTCACTCTGGGAAGCCTACCTAACCCCCTGGCTACAATCGCTTTATGAGAACAGAGAAAGCCTGCATCTTGAGGCGCGAATCGCACAACGGCATTTACTGGTAAAGCAGCTACATGAACGGCAGCTTGATCTTTTGATTACCACGGAAGCACCGAAGATGGATGAATTGACCAGCCAGCAAATTGGTCACATTTCACTCGCGTTATTTCGTGCACGTAAAACGGAGAAACGTGAAAAATATGATTACATTAAACTGGAATGGGGAGCAGATTTTCATCAACATGAAACTTATTTGTCCAGTGATGACGTTCCGGTATTAACAACAACTTCGGCGCATGTTACCCGAGAATTGCTGCATACGACGGGGGCTTGTGCATTTTTACCTGATTTCTGGCATGGCACTTATAGCGATCTGATGGTTATTCCTGATACACCTGTCGCAGTCAGACCGTTATATGCGGTATGGCTTCAGAATAGCGATCAGCAGGCACATATTCGCCAGTTGCTTAAATATCCGGTATTGACACATTGA
- the murI gene encoding glutamate racemase yields the protein MAIKLQERSITSAPATASDLRPTVLVFDSGVGGLSVYEEIRQLLPDLHYLYAFDNEGFPYGEKTETYIVERVVSIVEAITRHFPLALVVIACNSASTVSLPALRAKFAFPVVGVVPAIKPAARLTRNGVVGLLATRGTVKRPYTHELVAQFARECQIKMLGSSELVELAEAKLHGEEVLLDDVRRVVQPWLRMKEPPDTVVLGCTHFPLLRDELQLVLPEGTRLVDSGAAIARRTAWLLEHAAPVALSDAPNMAFCTRMDEEVLQLSPVLQRYGFPLLEKLAL from the coding sequence ATGGCTATCAAACTCCAGGAACGGAGTATTACCTCAGCGCCAGCTACAGCTTCTGATCTGCGTCCCACCGTGCTGGTGTTTGACTCCGGCGTCGGTGGGCTCTCCGTCTATGAAGAGATTCGGCAACTCCTGCCGGATCTCCATTATCTCTATGCCTTCGATAATGAAGGTTTTCCCTACGGCGAAAAAACCGAAACCTATATTGTCGAGCGAGTTGTTTCGATCGTCGAAGCCATTACGCGGCACTTTCCATTGGCACTGGTGGTGATTGCCTGTAACTCGGCCAGTACGGTTTCTTTACCTGCACTGCGTGCGAAGTTTGCCTTCCCGGTGGTCGGGGTGGTGCCAGCCATTAAACCTGCCGCGCGCTTAACGCGTAATGGGGTGGTGGGGTTACTGGCGACACGCGGAACGGTGAAACGTCCTTATACTCACGAACTGGTGGCGCAATTCGCCCGTGAATGCCAAATCAAAATGTTGGGCTCGTCAGAGCTGGTCGAATTGGCTGAAGCCAAACTGCACGGAGAAGAAGTGCTGCTGGATGATGTACGCCGTGTGGTACAGCCATGGCTACGCATGAAGGAGCCGCCGGATACGGTGGTGCTGGGTTGTACCCACTTCCCTTTATTGCGTGACGAGTTACAGCTGGTGTTGCCGGAAGGGACGCGGCTGGTGGATTCCGGCGCGGCAATTGCGCGTCGTACTGCCTGGTTATTGGAACATGCGGCACCTGTTGCGCTTTCTGATGCGCCTAACATGGCATTTTGCACGCGGATGGATGAAGAAGTGCTGCAATTATCACCGGTTCTACAGCGTTATGGCTTCCCATTGCTGGAAAAACTGGCGCTTTAG
- the btuB gene encoding TonB-dependent vitamin B12 receptor BtuB, with translation MKKTHASLFAFSATAVSLWAQFGYAQQDDDTQIVTANRFAQPVSSVLAPTTVVTREDIDRWQAKSLTDVMRRLPGVDIAQNGGLGQQSSMFIRGTNSSHVLILIDGVRLNQAGISGSSDLSQIPLSLVQRIEYIRGARSAVYGSDAIGGVVNIITGRDKPGTTLTAGVGSKGYQSYDGSTQQQLGDATKLTLAGNYTYTKGYDVVANLPDIYGDPAQKDRDGFMSKTLYGSLEHQFSDQFSGFVRGYGFDNRTAYDGYPTYVEPNTFVDTRQLYSQTWDTGLRFNQGIYSSQLIASYSHTKDYNYSPQLGKYDATASLDDVQQYNLQWGNTVQVGHGAISGGVDWQKQTSEPGTNSTVDGQEQRNTGIYATAQQQFGSVTLEGAVRGDDNNAFGWHSTWQSSAAWEFVDGYRVFASYATAYKAPNLAQLYSQTYGNPNLKPEESKQWESGFEGLTGPVNWRVSGYRNDIDNLIDSDPSTYVYYNIDKARIKGVEATASFDTGPLSHTLSYDYVDARDAETNQQLLRRAKQQVKYQLDWTVFDFDWSITYHYLGERYDNDYNHSYTAQRVKLGGVSLWDLAVSYPVTSQLTVRGRIANLFDKDYETVYGYQTPGTEYYLSASYSF, from the coding sequence ATGAAAAAAACACATGCTTCGCTGTTTGCCTTCAGTGCAACGGCGGTGTCCCTCTGGGCGCAATTTGGCTATGCCCAGCAGGATGATGATACGCAAATCGTTACCGCCAACCGTTTTGCTCAGCCGGTTTCTTCCGTGCTGGCACCCACCACGGTGGTTACCCGGGAAGACATTGATCGCTGGCAGGCAAAAAGCCTCACCGATGTGATGCGTCGCCTGCCGGGCGTGGATATTGCGCAAAACGGCGGCCTCGGCCAGCAGAGTTCGATGTTTATCCGTGGTACTAATTCCAGCCATGTACTGATTCTGATCGACGGGGTGCGCCTGAACCAGGCGGGTATCTCCGGTTCATCCGATCTCAGCCAGATTCCGCTCTCGCTGGTGCAACGCATCGAGTATATCCGTGGTGCGCGTTCGGCGGTGTATGGGTCGGATGCTATCGGCGGCGTGGTGAACATCATCACCGGCCGTGATAAACCCGGTACTACGCTGACGGCGGGTGTCGGGTCAAAAGGTTATCAAAGCTACGATGGCTCGACGCAGCAGCAACTGGGTGATGCGACCAAACTGACGCTGGCCGGTAACTATACTTACACCAAAGGCTATGATGTGGTGGCGAACCTGCCAGACATCTATGGCGATCCGGCGCAAAAAGACCGTGACGGATTTATGAGCAAGACCCTGTATGGTTCACTGGAACATCAGTTCAGCGACCAGTTCAGCGGCTTCGTGCGGGGCTACGGCTTTGATAACCGAACCGCTTATGACGGCTACCCGACCTATGTTGAACCCAACACCTTCGTTGATACCCGTCAGCTTTACAGCCAGACATGGGACACCGGACTGCGCTTTAATCAGGGCATCTATTCTTCTCAGCTGATCGCCAGCTACAGCCACACCAAAGATTACAACTACAGTCCGCAGCTGGGTAAATATGATGCCACCGCTTCGCTGGATGATGTTCAGCAATACAACCTGCAGTGGGGCAACACGGTGCAGGTGGGGCATGGTGCTATTAGCGGCGGCGTTGACTGGCAGAAACAAACGTCAGAACCCGGTACCAATTCCACAGTGGATGGCCAGGAACAGCGTAATACCGGCATTTACGCCACGGCTCAACAGCAGTTTGGCAGCGTGACGCTGGAAGGTGCGGTACGTGGTGATGACAACAATGCCTTTGGCTGGCACAGCACCTGGCAGAGCAGCGCCGCCTGGGAATTTGTTGATGGCTATCGCGTCTTCGCTTCTTATGCCACCGCCTATAAAGCCCCGAACCTGGCTCAGCTTTATAGCCAGACCTATGGCAACCCGAACCTGAAGCCGGAAGAAAGCAAACAGTGGGAGAGTGGCTTTGAAGGGTTAACCGGACCGGTGAACTGGCGTGTATCGGGCTATCGCAATGACATCGATAACCTGATTGATAGCGATCCGAGTACCTACGTTTACTACAACATCGACAAAGCGCGCATTAAAGGCGTTGAGGCCACCGCGTCTTTCGACACCGGTCCGCTGAGTCATACCCTTTCTTATGATTATGTCGATGCGCGTGATGCAGAAACCAATCAGCAATTGTTGCGCCGTGCTAAGCAGCAGGTGAAATACCAGCTCGACTGGACGGTGTTCGATTTTGACTGGTCCATCACCTATCACTACCTTGGTGAGCGTTATGACAATGATTACAACCACTCCTATACTGCGCAGCGCGTTAAGCTGGGCGGTGTGAGTTTATGGGATCTGGCAGTGTCGTATCCGGTCACCTCTCAGCTCACCGTTCGTGGTAGAATTGCCAACCTGTTCGATAAAGACTACGAGACAGTGTATGGCTATCAAACTCCAGGAACGGAGTATTACCTCAGCGCCAGCTACAGCTTCTGA
- the trmA gene encoding tRNA (uridine(54)-C5)-methyltransferase TrmA — translation MTPEQLPIEQYDAQLAEKVSRLQAMMTPFAAPEVEVFRSPVSHYRMRAEFRIWHDGDDLYHIIFDQQTKQRIRVDQFPAASELINQLMPKMIDAIRDNRVLRHKLFQIDYLSTLSNQIVISLLYHRKLEEDWQQAATALRDALRAEGFDVQLIGRATKTKICLDRDYIDERLPVAGKELIYRQVENSFTQPNAAMNIQMLEWALDVTQNARGDLLELYCGNGNFSLALARNFRRVLATEIAKPSVAAAQYNITANQIDNVQIIRMAAEEFTQAMNGVRSFNRLEGIDLQSYQCETIFVDPPRSGLDAETVRMVQAYPRILYISCNPQTLCDNLATLAETHEVARLALFDQFPYTHHMECGVLLTRKA, via the coding sequence ATGACACCCGAACAACTCCCGATTGAACAATACGACGCGCAACTGGCGGAAAAAGTCAGCCGTTTGCAGGCGATGATGACACCATTTGCTGCGCCAGAGGTGGAGGTGTTTCGTTCACCGGTCAGTCACTACCGCATGCGTGCCGAATTCCGCATCTGGCACGATGGTGACGATCTGTATCACATCATCTTTGATCAGCAGACCAAACAACGTATTCGGGTTGATCAATTTCCTGCTGCCAGTGAATTGATCAACCAGCTGATGCCAAAAATGATCGACGCGATCCGTGATAACCGCGTCCTGCGCCATAAATTATTCCAGATCGATTATCTGTCGACGCTGAGCAACCAAATCGTTATTTCCCTGCTCTATCACCGTAAGCTGGAAGAGGACTGGCAGCAGGCGGCGACGGCGTTACGCGATGCCCTGCGCGCTGAAGGCTTTGATGTCCAGTTAATTGGTCGCGCCACCAAAACCAAAATCTGTCTCGATCGTGATTACATTGATGAGCGCCTGCCGGTAGCGGGCAAAGAATTGATTTATCGTCAGGTAGAGAACAGTTTCACCCAGCCGAATGCGGCGATGAATATTCAGATGCTGGAGTGGGCGCTGGATGTGACACAAAACGCACGCGGCGATCTGCTGGAGTTGTATTGCGGTAATGGTAACTTTTCGCTGGCGCTGGCACGGAATTTCCGTCGTGTATTAGCCACCGAAATTGCCAAACCTTCCGTGGCGGCGGCGCAGTACAACATTACGGCCAATCAGATTGATAACGTGCAGATCATCCGCATGGCGGCGGAAGAGTTTACCCAGGCCATGAACGGCGTGCGCAGCTTTAACCGCCTGGAAGGTATCGATCTGCAAAGTTATCAGTGTGAAACCATTTTCGTCGATCCACCGCGTAGCGGGCTGGACGCCGAAACGGTCCGGATGGTGCAGGCTTACCCGCGCATTCTTTATATCTCCTGCAACCCGCAGACGCTGTGCGACAATCTCGCTACGCTGGCGGAAACCCATGAGGTTGCAAGGCTGGCGTTGTTCGATCAGTTCCCCTACACCCATCATATGGAGTGTGGTGTGTTGCTGACGCGCAAAGCCTGA
- a CDS encoding YijD family membrane protein, with translation MIEQNPRDKGTLLLAFITGLAINGSFSVLFSAFVPFSIFPLIALGLAAWCLHQRYLNRNMPEGMPSLAAAFFLLGILVYSALVRAEYPDIGSNFIPTILMVALVFWIATRFKRPKNKN, from the coding sequence ATGATTGAGCAAAACCCCCGCGATAAAGGAACGCTTTTACTGGCTTTTATCACCGGTTTAGCCATCAACGGCTCCTTTTCGGTGCTGTTCAGTGCATTTGTGCCGTTTTCGATTTTCCCGCTGATCGCCCTGGGCCTGGCGGCCTGGTGTCTGCATCAACGTTATCTGAATCGTAATATGCCGGAAGGTATGCCCTCGCTGGCCGCAGCGTTTTTTCTGCTGGGGATTCTGGTCTACAGCGCACTGGTTCGCGCCGAGTATCCGGACATCGGCTCCAACTTTATTCCTACCATCCTGATGGTAGCGCTGGTGTTCTGGATTGCGACACGCTTTAAGCGACCGAAGAACAAGAATTAA
- the fabR gene encoding HTH-type transcriptional repressor FabR, which translates to MGVRAQQKERTRRSLIEAAFSQLSAERSFASLSLREVAREAGIAPTSFYRHFRDVDELGLTMVDESGLMLRQLMRQARQRIAKGGSIIKTSVATFMEFIGNNPNAFRLLLRERSGTSAAFRAAVAREIQHFIAELADYLELENRMPRSFTEAQAEAMVTIVFSAGAEALDVDIEQRRKLEDRLVLQLRMIAKGAYYWYRREQERLSVTLEKPEE; encoded by the coding sequence ATGGGCGTCAGAGCGCAACAAAAAGAACGTACAAGGCGTTCTTTGATTGAAGCCGCCTTCAGTCAGTTAAGTGCAGAACGGAGTTTCGCCAGCCTGAGCCTGAGAGAAGTCGCTCGCGAAGCTGGCATTGCGCCCACCTCGTTTTACCGTCATTTCCGGGATGTGGATGAACTGGGTCTGACCATGGTTGACGAAAGTGGCCTGATGTTGCGTCAGCTGATGCGTCAGGCTCGCCAGCGTATTGCCAAGGGCGGCAGCATTATTAAGACCTCCGTCGCAACTTTTATGGAGTTTATCGGGAACAATCCCAACGCTTTTCGTCTCTTACTACGCGAGCGTTCCGGAACCTCTGCTGCGTTTCGTGCTGCAGTTGCGCGTGAAATTCAACACTTCATTGCCGAACTGGCGGATTACCTGGAGCTGGAGAACCGCATGCCGCGCAGTTTTACCGAAGCGCAGGCGGAAGCGATGGTCACCATCGTGTTCAGTGCTGGTGCGGAAGCGCTGGATGTGGATATTGAACAACGTCGCAAGCTGGAAGACCGTCTGGTGCTGCAGCTGCGTATGATTGCCAAAGGTGCGTATTACTGGTATCGCCGGGAGCAGGAGCGCCTGTCGGTAACACTGGAAAAACCCGAAGAGTAA